TGTAAAGCCACCattggatttttgttttttattgctATAAAAACGTGCGGAATGCAAAATTTTGTCATCCCTCCACACATACACTTGATAGCACAaattatatttgagaaaaaaagatataaaacgTGAATttgtgtttgaaaaaaaaaaataaaattaagacaCAAAATAAGACCTAAAAAATTGTTGCAGCCCTTTGATTTTGACTAATTTGTCACAGTAGCGACAAtccatataaaaatatatagaaaaaaaaaagaagggaaaaaaaaaaaccagaggAGACCATCAACTGCTTTTGTTCTCAACCAGTGAGAACCAATGTATCAAAACTCCAGTCTCAGTTGAGAGCATTTGGTCCAAAGCAACTCTTCCTCACAGGATTCCACAGCCACTGCACCAGAAACCTCCTCCCATTCACCCCATTCAAATTATACCCCTCCCCTTGCTCTCCCTTGTACCACAGTCCTCTCCCCACTATAAACCCTACCCGCCTCGCGGTCCATTACACCCCCGGACGCACAAGTCGCGATCTCCGTCGGCGTCCGCGGGTCGTCGCCCACGTACCATGCGTTGATACAGCGGGTTGCTCGGGCATCTCCGCCAGCTCGGTGCCGATCACGGCTGATCAAATCGCGCTCCACTCCGACGTCTCGTTGGGCAGCACCGCAGCGCGCGTAAGTTATTACTGGCCGCCGTTCCGTTCCTCTCCCCGCCGCCGATGTACTCCGGTAGCGCAAACGGGAACGCGCACATCCCCGGGCACTGCACTCCGCTGTGTCCGACCCACGCGAATGGCACGGTGACCCCGACGATGGCGGAGAATGTGAAGTAGTGGAAGCCACACACTTCTCTGCAAAAGTCCTCGACGCGGACGTCCGGCGACGTCAATACTAGGTAGAGACCATTGTAGGGATCGAGAGGCAGCCGTTCCGGATATCCTGTATTATAGAGTTTGAGTATAAGCttaaaacaccattctctatGAGCATAAGCTGTCATATCGTACCGACATCTGTTATTATTTTCTGTCAGCTTTAACTGTTATATCAGAATAGAACGAAATATTACGAGTCTACGATACTGACGTCTATCAGTTTCAGCTTCTAGAGTAATTGACAGTGCCAGTGACAGCACATTGTTATCTATCAGCCTAAACTATTGTATCAAAATAGAGTGAAAAGTTACGAGTTCACAACCGGTGACGGCAGAGCGGATGACGGACTGGACGGAGAGGCGGGAGAGCGACGTGCCGTGGGAGTAGGCGGCGTCGCGGTACTCCTGCGCGAGAGTGAAGCCGGACGTGATGTTGGCGCTGGTCTGGTCGGTGTAGAGGCAGGCGGTGGAGCGCCACCAGTCGGCGACCGAGGGGGAGGCGACGGCGGGAGGCGGAGAAGACGAATTCTTGCCGTCAGCGTCGGAGAGCGAGAGGAGGAAGTCGCGGATGATGGACTGGGAGGGGGCGTCCCAGCGGCCGTACCAGATGAGGTAGAGGTTGGTCGGAGAC
This genomic interval from Ananas comosus cultivar F153 unplaced genomic scaffold, ASM154086v1, whole genome shotgun sequence contains the following:
- the LOC109704700 gene encoding protein EXORDIUM-like 5, which codes for MTNLLHILPLLLLLLLFSSLSTLSTLAMATTPPHQNPYNPFSLETPSQLVDLAYHMGPVVAASPTNLYLIWYGRWDAPSQSIIRDFLLSLSDADGKNSSSPPPAVASPSVADWWRSTACLYTDQTSANITSGFTLAQEYRDAAYSHGTSLSRLSVQSVIRSAVTGYPERLPLDPYNGLYLVLTSPDVRVEDFCREVCGFHYFTFSAIVGVTVPFAWVGHSGVQCPGMCAFPFALPEYIGGGERNGTAASNNLRALRCCPTRRRSGARFDQP